CACCCCGAGCCACACCATGAGGAATTGACTCGACACCTTGGGCCCGCTGGTCCCGGCGCTGAACAACACTCGGCTTCGCTCACTCACGCTCTCGGCGGGGAGCCTTATCATTCCTGCGCCCTGTGGATAACTATGGCGAAGTTCACAATATTTTGTGCCATTTGTGGAAGATATGCGCATATGTGCTATAAACAAGGGAGGCTGTATATATGGACAGGTAACGTATGGGGCATCCGCTAAACCTTCCACCTCGTGGCAAGCAGATGAAGCCAACCCGCCACCGACGGCGTGAGCTGTACGACATGCTCGAACGGATGGCCAACGAAGGTGATCCCCACGCCGTTGGCTGGCTCCTGTTCCTCAGTGAGCCGGTACCGAGATCTGCAGCGAAGTAATACTGGAACACGCTATCCATCGCTTTCATCGCATCCGGTGCTGGCGCGAACTGAAACAGGAGGGTCAATGGCCGATCTCGAGAAAACCGTCGCAATCATCTTCGAGGGCGTGGACCGGATGGGGGACGGGGTGAACTCCGCCACCCGCAAGATCGATGGCCTCGCCGGCAGTGTTCAGAGCGCTACCCAGCCGCTGGCGGATGCCACGATCGGCCTCGCCAAGTTCGAGGGCGCCCTGATCGCCGGTGGCGCCGCCGCCACAGCCTTCGCCGTGAAGTTGGCCGGTGACTTCGACACGCAGTTCCGCGAGATCGCCACGCTGATTGGCCAGCCAAGCGAGGCGCTGGGCGACTTTCGCGAGGAACTGCTGGCCTATGGGCGCGAGTCCAGCCAATCACTCGACCAGGTCAACTCGGCGGTCTACAGCGCCATCTCGGCGGGCATCGATTACACCGACTCCCTCGAGGCGGTGCGACAGGCCGAGCAGCTGGCCATTGCCGGTAAGGCCAACCTCGGGGAATCCCTGACGGTGCTGGTGTCCTCGCTCAACGCCTATGGCGTGGGCATGGAGGAGGCCGAGCGCTTCTCCGACCTGCTGTTCCAGACTGTGCGCAGCGGCCAGACTACGCTCCCCGAGCTGGGGAGCTCGCTGGCCAATGTGACAGGCCTGGCGGCCACCGCCGGCGTCAGCTTCGATGAGCTGCTCTCGGCCGTGGCCACGCTCACCGCCACCGGCTCCAGCACCAGCGAGGCCATCACGCAGGTTCGCGGGGCCATCTCCAACATCCTCAAGCCGACCAGCCAGGCAAAGGATCTGGCGGCGGATCTCGGCCTCGAGTTCAATGCCACTGCCCTGGAGTCGAAGGGCTTCGCCGGCTTCATGGAAGACGTAGGCGAGGCCACCGGGGGCAGCACGGAGAAGATGTCACTGCTGTTCGGTGACGTGAACGCCTTGAACGGGGCCCTGACGCTGACCGGCTTGGGGGCCGAGAAGTTTGCGGAGACCATCCTCGATATGGCGGGCAGTGCTGGCGCTACGGCCGATGCCTACGGGGAGATGACCGAAGCCATCGACAACGGCAGCCAGCGGATCCAGAACGCTATCAAGGCCGCCTTCGTCGGGTTCGGGACGCCGCTGCTGGACGAGTTCGGCAGCGTTCAGGACGCCATCGCCGCCATCTTCAATGCCATCGGCGCCTCGATCGAGTCGGGCCAGCTGTCCGGCTTCGTGGATCTCCTCGAGAAGGAGTTCCAGGGTCTCGAAAAAACCTTCCAGGAGGTGGCGCAGAATCTCCCGGATGCTCTCGAGCAGGCCGACTTCTCCAGCTTCTTCGATGGCATCGAGGCCCTACAAGATGCGGTCAGCAACCTCTTCGATGGCGCCGACCTGAGCAGTACCGACGGACTGGTCTCGGTGATCGAGACGCTGGGCCTGGGGTTCGAGGCGCTTTCCCAGTACGTGGCTGGCGCTATCGAGGGCATTGGCCCCTTCCTCCGCCAGCTGGCCGACCTGACGCAGTTTTTCCTGGAGCTGGACCCGGCGGTGTTCGCGGCGGCCGGTACCATCGGCGGGTTATCGATCGCTATCAACACCCTGGCGACCGCGGCGTTGACCACGACCGGCGCCGTTCGCGGGCTCGCCGGGTCGGGGGGCGTGATCGCCAAGGGCACGCCAATCCTCAAGGGCATGGTCAGCGTTCTCACCGGCCCCCTCGGCCTGGCGGCGGCCGCCGCCGCGGTGGGCACCGCTGTTTACAAGGCCGGCGAGCAGTTCGTCGACCTCAATCGCGACCTGAAGGAAAGCCGCCGCGCCCACTCCGATCTGGCGGAGGCGGTCCGCGAGGGCAGGCAGGTATGGGACTACGCCATCGGCGACTACGTGGCCGCTGGTGAAGCCCAGGTGACCCTGCAGGACCGGGTCAACGCCAGCCAGGAATCCCTGGCCGACTGGGTGCGCAGCCTGGGGGAGACCTCGACGGAGACCGAGCGGAATGAGCGGGCTCTACGATCAGCTGCCGCCCAGTACACCAACTGGGATCGTGTAGTCGAGGAAGCCTCGAAGAGCAGCGAGTCGTTCAACCTGGCGCAGGAAAAAAACGCCGATATTCTTCGCGATGTGCTCGAGGCCATCGGCCCCCTCGAGGATGGCTGGAAACGGGTGGCTGATGGTGTCTACGAGAACGTCATCAACACCGCAGAGCTTGAAAATGCCTACCAGAAGGTAGCAGACGCCTTCGATGAGGGGCTGATCTCCGAAGAGCAGTTCAAGAACCTGACGGACTACTACGAGACCCTCAAATCCGGGGCTGACGCCGGTGTAGAAGGCAACAAGGACCTCGCCGATGCTGCGCTGAAAACCGAAAAGGCGATCCTCGAGGAGCGCAAGGCGGTCCTGGCGACCGAACAGGCGCTCGAGGAGATGGCCAGCAACGAGAACATCAAGGCCATGGAGTTCACCGCCGAGATCAAGGTGGCCGAGGCCGAGGCCGAGGCGCGCAAGGTCGAGGCAGTATTCAACAGCATAGGGACCGCCGTCGAGTCGACGGGGGAAACCCTGTCGTCGATGTTCGGCACCTTGGGTCAGTTCGACTCACGCACCTCCAGCGGTTTCCGGGAGCTGGAGGACATCGTCCAGGACGAAGCGAAGCGCCGCGACAAGCTGATCAACTCGCAAACCAAGCACCTGGATGCCATGACCGACAACCTGAAGGCCAGGACGGAGGCCCTCCGGAATGGCGACGGGCTGGTCAAGATCGACTCCACCGGCCTGGAGCCGGCGCTGGAGATGATCCTCTGGGAGATCCTCGAGAAGATCCAGCTACGCGCCAACGCCGAGGGCCAGGAGTTCCTGCTCGGCCTCAACTCAGGATCGAGCGTATGAGCAAGAAAACGCCCCTCCAGGGGGGGCTGGGTGACTCTGGCGCTGAAGACAAGCCGGCCGGGTATTGGCAGCTGGTGACGAAGCTGGCCGTCGCGAACCTGGCCGAGAAGAAGCATCGCCGCCAGCGGCTGGCGCACCTGGAAGCCCTGCGCGCCCTGGTGAAGGACCCGAGGGGAGTGGACTGCCCTGAAATCGAGGCCGCTGGGCGGGCGCTGGCTGAGGCGCCGGAGGTGGCGATTCTGGAGCCATTCAATGCCTTTTCTGCTGCGGTGGCGGCTCGGGCCCGCGAAACAACAGACCTGGGGGAGGGGCAGGCACTGAGTCACCTGTCCACGCGCGTGATGGAGGAGATGACCGCCTTGAGTGAGGCCATTGATGCGCAGCTGGCGGCCAGCAATGAAGCGGCCCTTATTCGGGCTCAGGCGCTTCGCTTGATGGAAGAGCAGAAGAAGGGGCCGGGGGTGCTTCATTGAGCGCGGCTGCGAGCATCTCGCTACTAGCCGGGGGCATGGTACATGTGCCACCCGCCGCTCTGCTGGCGCCTGAACGCCCCGGCCTCCTGGGCCAGCCGCGCCCTCGAACGAAAGCAAGGGGGAGGGGGTATTGATGCCGACCAGCATGATCATCGAACTGGGCGAACGCGAGGCCGCCGCCCGCGCCCGCCGCGACTATCACCACCAGCGCTTCGACCGGGTGCTGGACAACCTCAAGGCGCTGGGCGCCCGATCCCCGGGCGTGTCCTGTCCGAAAGTCCAGGCCGCCGGCCTGGCGCTGTCGAAGGCCTCCCGTGGCGAGGTGCAAAAACCCTTCATGGCCTTCGCTGACGCGCTGCTCGAGTACGCCCGCACCGAACCTGAAAAAGACCAGGGGGAGGGGGTGACGCGTCTGGCCAGCCGGGCCATGGGCCATATGCGCGAACTGGCACACCACGTTGACCATGAGGTCACGGCGCAGCGAGAGCTCCAGTTATTCGCGCACTTGCATGAGCAGGCGCGCCAGCAGCTGGGTGAGGCGTCCCAGCCGCGAGGGGCGGGGGCATGAGCGCCACCGCGCCCCAATCCCTGACGGCGGCGGCTGGTGCGTGTCAGCGGCAGAGCGCCGAGCTGGCGCTGGGCGCTCCGGCAGCGTCCTCGCGCGCTCGCCAGGCTTCAGCCGGCAGAAAATCGCGGGTCCTTCTGGCGGCCCCTACCCCGTCCACGGGGACGCAGAGTCCCGGAGTTCGACAAAATTTCGGTGCCCCTGGGTGCTCCACCGCAGGTGGCAGCAAGCCCAGGCATGGCGCGGGATCTGAGCTGTACGAGCTGAGCATGGCGGCACGAGGATCGGCCGCCTCGATGTACAGGTGAAGGAGGAGCGCCGCTGGCGCTGACAGGCAGACGATGGGCGAGGTGATCGGACGCGAACAGGCCTACCACTGGTCGATCAGCCGCATCGCCGAAGCGATCGGTCGCGACCGGCGCACGGTGGCGACGCTGATCAAGGATGCCGGGATCCCGCCGGCCGGTACCCGTCGCGGGAATCCCGTGTACCGGCTGGGTGATGTGGTCGACGCGATAAGCACCGACCGCCGCCCCGCCGCCAGTGGTATCGACATAAACGACCTGATGCCGCAGGACCGCAAGGCCTGGTACCAGTCGGAGAACGAGCGGGTGAAGCTGGAGCGCGAGCTGCGCCACCTGGTGCCGGTGGACGATGTCCAGCGAGAGATGGCCGCCCTGGCCAAGGCCATGGCCTCCAGCCTCGACAGCCTGGCCGACATGCTCGAGCGGGATGCCGGGCTGCCGCCGGAGGCGATTGAGATGGTCGAGCGTGTGACCGACGCCATTCGCGAGCAGATGTACCGCGCGATCATCGAAAACGACGACGAAGACGCCGCCGCGGAAGCGTGACGGCCACCGCCGGCGCCGCCGGCCAACGAGAAGGAGAGCAGCACCATGACCACTGCGACGAAAAGTAAGGCGCCGGCCGCGGCGGAAAGCTGGAGCACCTGGCTCGAGCAGCTCGACCAACTCCAGGAGGAGCGCGCCGAGATCACAGGCCTGGGCGAGGCCCGCAAGATGCTGGAGCGCGCCAAGATGGGCGTCCAGTATGTCATCCGCCTGGCCGATCACTACCACTACCCGGGCCGCTTCAAGCATTCCAGTGCCGAAGACGACACCGAGGTTCTGCTGGAACTGATGAGGCATATCCGCGCCGATACAAGTCGCGCCCTTCAGGCGACGAACTGGCACGACCAATCGGCGGAGCGCCAGGCCTACATCAAGGATCTGGACGCCCGAGCGAAGCGGGCCGCCGCCAACTTGCAGAAGGCGGCCGAAGAAGCCGCAGAGCTGGAGCATGCCCGCGGGGAAGTCGATCAGCGTCTCGAGGATCTGGAGGCCAAGGCGCCGAAGGCCTCGGCAACCAGCCTGGCCGCCCTGCGCAAGGAGCGCGACGCCGCCACCGCCGAGCGTGACCGGATCGCCAAGTCGCTGGGCAACATGACAGCGGATGACAGCCCGCTGGCGCTGGCGCGGGAAGCCGAGCAAACCGCCCAGGAACGCCTCGATGAAGCGGAGGCACTGCTGGCCATGGGTGAGGCCAATGACGAGGACGTGAAGGCCGCGAAGAGCGAGGCGGACAAGGCCCACAAGGCGCTGGAGGCGCGTCAGGCCGACCACCGCAGCCAGGATGCCGCCCGGCGCGGCATGTCGCGCAAGCTGGAGCAGGTCGACAGTCGCCTGGAAACCCTGAGCCGGGCCTATCGCCAGGCGCTGGGGCGTGTGCGGCATGCCGACCTGGCGGCGCTCGAAGGCGAGATTGTCGAGGAGATCGAGCGCATCGCCCAGCAACGCCTCCAGGCCCTGGCCGCGATCTATGCCGACCTGGAGGAGGCCGAGCCGGGCAACTCATACGGCCCCGCTCGCCTCGAGGTGAAACTGCCCCACCTCCACCACCACCGGGAGGCCGACATGCTCAACGGCCACGGCCTGACGATCACCGCCTATGGGCGGGAGGAGTGACCCATGCCCAATTCAAGCCCATATCGCAGTGCCGCCTATCGCAAGGCAGCGCGCGCCGCGGCCTTCAGCCGCATCAAGGCGGAGGAAGAGCGCACGCCGGAGCGCATCGAGGAAGATCTGGCCGCCGCTCGCCAGAGAGTCGAGGAGCTGGAGCGGGAGCTGGCAGACGCCAAGCACAAAGATGAGGAGCCAGTGGAGGCCCGGCTAGACATCAATCGCATCTATGCCCGGCAGAATGGCCGGAAGGGGGAGCGGGCATGATCGTCACCCGACCCCGCGGAGCCATCGTTACCAACCCCGCTCGGCGCACCGCGGCCGAGCTGGACCAGCCAAACCTCCGCTACGCGGCACCGCTGGACCGGTGCCGGCAGCACCAGGTGGAACTCTATACCCGCGGCGGCCGCCGCTTTGCCCGGTTGTTCGGCGAAGACCGCGAAGCCCTCCAGGCGCGTGCCGATCGCTGGCGCGCGCATATCTCGCCCAGCCTCGAGCAGCGCTGGCCAGAATCCTGACCGTGGCTGGTTCCAGGGTGCCCGGGTCTCGTCAGCCCGGGCTTGGGGTCACCATATCGGTGGCCCCTTTTTTCACCGTCGACCGCTGCCCCGCTGTAGGGCGCCGCCGAACGCTACCGCGCCAGCCTGCGTAATGGGCAACCACCATCGGAGGCCGTGCCATGCCGATGATCAATGAAGAGATCACCCGCCACCCTGTGGAGTACCGCCGTGAGCGCCTCGAGGAGGAGCGAGACCGTCTGGAGCGGCGCCTGACCTGGGCAGTGAATCGCAAGGAGGCCAGGCAGGTCGAGCGCCTGACCCGGCAGCTGGCCGAGATCGATCGGGAACTGGAGCGGCCACCCGAGGACCTGGAGGGGCGGGGCCGGGCGACATCGCTTCGCCGGCAGTACGGCGCGGAGTTGTGTGACGCCCTTGGGTGGCACTGATGACTGCCGAGGCCCCGAGCTCCCTCCTCCTGCGCGGCGCCCCGGTGCCTGATGACCTCTGGGACCCGGCAGACTGCCGCGCGCTGTGGATCGCCGCCCTGGAGATGTACCTGCGCGACGCGATCGCCGCGGCCAAGGGGAGCGAACACAGGGAGGCGGTAGCGGCCCTTCACGACCTGATGGGCGGCTGGAGATGCTGGCGCGGCTGTGCGAGCCCCTGGGGCTGGAGGTGGAGTCAGTCGCCGAGGGCATGAGGGCCAGGGCCTACTCCTGAGCCTTGTTCGTGGCCTTGTCGCGCTCGTTCATCTCGGTGACAGCCCGGTGGACGTCATCCTCTTGTGTGGCTTGGACCCACCCACCCAGGACGCCGATGAAGATGATGATGCTGGCCACCAGGTAGGCCCACCAAGGGCCGGGCCAGTCGCGCCACAGCCCGAAGGCGATGGGGATGATCACCGCCGCTGTGAGGCACCAGCCTGCCGCCGCGTTCTTCTGCTGATCGAGTTTGTTCTCTGCCATGTCTCGCTCCCTGCGCTGAGTGGCTTTCAGTCTAGCCTAGCGAGGCTCGATGAATTCGCGGGTCCTTCTGGAGGCCCCGCCGCCGTCATGACCGGATGCGGGGCTGGCGCTGGGTGCCGGAGTTATAGCCAGTTAGCCCAGTGGCGCTCGCTGATCAGATGAATGTCGCGGCCATCGCGGCGCAACTCCACGGCGTGCTGGATCTTGCGTCCGTAGTTCGACTGGGCCCAGTCATCGCTGCCCAAGTTGCCGATAACAACGAAGTGGGTGGCGCGGCTGGGGCTTTTCTGGGGCTGTCCGCCGCGCTGCACGATCTCGGCCTCGCACTCGCGGCGCGTACCAGTGACGAAGCGCCCGGTCAGCACGAAGTTAGAACCTTCGAATACGACATCCGGCACCGGGTCGCAAAGGGGTAGGGCAGTGGATTGCCGGCTGGAGCTGGAGCCGCCTTGGGTGGAGCCACCGCCAGTATAGTCGAGCAGCAGTCCGATCAGTTCGCCCTCTTCCTCGGCATCCAGAACGCCATCGCCGAGCATTTCCTCGAGGCGAGGGAAGAGCACGTTGAAAGGCCAGACGGCCAGGGCCTCGGGACGCTCTCCAAGCCACTGGAGCAGGTATTCGGCCTCGGCCTGGTTGACCGAGCCATCGGCGAGCATCCCGCGGGCCAGCCCGCACAGCTCATTGGCATCCCGGGTGGTGTTCCTGGCCATGCTGAGCCGGCGCGTGACCGGCTGGCCGTGGTGGTCGAGTTGGATAGGCATGGGACTCTCCCTTGTTATGGTTCCCTGCGGGCCGTGGGCCCGCAAGGTAGTTTGGCAAAGGGAGGTGAGGTCTGCCCGTACTGGTGCCCAGGAGCCGCGGGGAGGGGTACCCGTTTCGGGTACGCTTTCCAGGTGGTCCTCGCCGTCGCTATGGCCGGAGGTAGCTGCTGGCGCTGTTTGTTGATGTGTTCAGCTGGGATCAGGACCCGACTCAATTCAGCGGTCTATGGCCGCGACGTTGTAGAAGATCCTGCCATCGGGGGCCTTCCGCCAGATGCGCCCCTCAGGCCATGTGCCGTCCTTCCGCTTGTGGTCGATCGCTGAGCGCGAGTAGCCGTAGAGCTCCGCCAGCTTGTTCCGAAGAACCCATTTGTTCTGTGCCATCGTTGCCCCCTAGTGCCGTGCTTCAACACATCAATCATGACAACCCGCCGCACCTCCTCCAGACTCCCGCTACGCTTTCCAGATGGTCACGCCAACACCATGGCCGTAGGTGGTACTGGCAGTACGGGTGCCGAGCGCTCGCTAACAGGTAGACCTCTAGGAGGGGGAGGTATGTCCACCGGGAAACTGATGTCCCTGGAGGAGTGGCGGAAGGCTCGGTTTGCAGGCGAGCCGCCAGCCATGTCGACCATTCGCAAGTGGTGTCGGGAAGGCCACGTGCCTTCGAAGAAGATCGGGGGTAGCTGGTTCATCGATCTGGATGCTGAAGCGCGACAGACAGGGAATCCCTTGGCCGATGCCGTGCTGAATGGGGAACGGAGGATCGACTAAGCCGCGGTCACGGGCGAATCGGCAGGTATACGGGAGGTCGGGATGAAAGAAGCAGGCAACACTACCACTGAGCAGCCGCCACTGCGCTTCCTGAAGGTACGCGACGTGTGCGACAAGATCGCGGTGTCGCGTTCTCGGCTCTACGAGCTGCTGATCGAAGATGAGGACTTCCCGAAGCCGTTCAAGGACAGTGACAGCCGCCAGGCGCCCAACTACTGGGTTGAGCACGAGATCGAGGAGTGGATGCGTCGGCGCATGGAGAGGGCAAGACGTCGGTAGCTGGGCGCCGTTGAGCGCTTGTCTCGACGCCTGGATAAGATCGAATCAGAGATCGGCGCCGTCCCAGCCCCGCCGGGGAGCGCACCGGCGGGCTTTTTCGTCTGGCCCGGTGCTGGCGCCTCGAGAACATCAAATCGGGGGTCTGGGGCTGGTGACCGCGCGTGCCCGGGTGACCGGGGGCCGAGGCGGTCAGATTGACTGCCTCGGGAGGCTGGCGCCCGTGTGCGCGTGACACGACGTGTGGGCAAGGGGGCCCCAAATTGGGGATGCCTTGGGCCCCGCGCGCCCTGGTACTGAGCCCAGATTTCGGCCGAGTGGGTGATCTCGTCTTTATGGGGGCATATCTGGGGGCATGTTGCTGGCGCTGATACCGGAGAATCCGGTAACGGTAAGGCATGGTTGGCAGATTTCCGGTGGATACACGACCCACCAGATCGCCAATGAAGCGCCCTCCCTTCTTGAAGGTGAGGGCGCTTTGTTTATAGGGGGGCCATTTCACCGCTCGCCGATTTGTTCAGCGCTTCCCTAATGCTCCAGCCGTACCCGGCGGAGGTTGTAGTCGCCTCCATGATTCACCAGCGTGAAGCCCTGGAAGCCTTGGCGCAGGCGTCGGTCGTGTGCCTGAAGCACACGCTGGCCATCCACCAAGACTTGCATGTTCCCGCTCTCGTGGCGGGTCCAGCTCAGCCTATGGAAACGGCCATCCTCGAGGTCGAGCGTGCCCTCACTGCTGGCGATCACCTCGCCCCCCTCGGCCGTCATCCGTACCAGGCTGAGCCCGGGTCGTGAGCCGGGATTGTAGACCAGGCGGTAGCCGCCGCCGGGCTGGTTACCCTGGAACAGCCCCAGTTCCAGGCTGCCCGGCCGCTGGTAGGAGGCCAGTTCCAGCTCCAGTTTGAAGGCATTGTCGACCGGTGCATGGACGAAAATCCGGGCCGCGTCCCCGAACTCGACCTCCACCGCCTCCGACGATGCCGCGTCTGGCGTCAGCCCGCCCGCCTGCTCGAGGATCAACTGGAGCATCGCCAGGCCGATCTCCTCCGGTCGTTCCGGGCGGAGCGTCGGTGAGGCGGGGGTGGTCACCTGCGGTTTCTCCACGATGCTGCGTAACCCGCCATCATCGATGTCGAAGCGTCCGCTGAGCACGGTCCAGGGAGGATCGCGCCGGAAATCGCCGTCACCGAAGGCGTCGTCCAGGGCGACCCGGCTTGCCGGTGTCGGTTCCGGGTCGGGTGGCACCGTGGCCGCCGGCTCCCGGCCCGTCTGCCGTAATCGAGCCAGCAGTGCCGTCGTCGGTTGACCATCCTGGGCCAGGCCCACCGTGCCCTGGTAATCGCGAATCGCATTGCGGCTGCGAGTTCCCATCAGGCCGTCCACCGGGCCGGCCTCGTAGCCGAGCCGGTTGAGTTCACGCTGGACTTCGGCCACCAGCTGTCGGCCGGACAGACCCTCGGAGGGAGGCGATGGTTCGGGCGCGATCCCTGACTGTGACGCCCGCGGCTGCCAGGCACGGGCTGCCTGTTGGGCCTCGCTGATCTGTTGCGCGGTCATCCGCGCCGCCACTGCATCCCGCGCAGCGGTGGCATGTCGGTGGCCGCGAGCCGCGGCCAGGTTGTACCACTTGTGCGCCTCCACGAAGTCCTGGAGCGTCCCTTGGCCGGCCTCGTGCATTTGCCCCAGCATGTACTGGGCGTCGGCATCGCCGGTGGTGGCAAGCTGATCGAACATCTGCAAGGCCTGGCGGTACTCCTGCCGCTCGTAGCTCCGCAGGGCGTCGGTGTAGGTGTCATCGGCACTGGTCAGTGCGATGTGACCGAACAGGAAGAGCAGGAACACGAATCCCTTGAGGATGGTCACGGGGGCGCCTCCAGTGAACGGAGTCTTCGGCCTGCGGCCTCCCGGCTTCACCGTGCTGTCTTGCCAATCAACTTCTCTCGTCGCTTGTCTCAACGAAAACCGAGGACGGAGAGAACCACCAGCACGATGACGATTGCGCCGACGATATAGACGATGTTGTTCATGAGGCTTTCCTCTGTGGCGCATTTTCCTGTTTCAGGATGCTGCGGGGTGGTTCGTGTCATGATGGCGTCGCAGTCCGTGCGACGCGTGGCGCAACTCCCTGTACCGGCTGTTCCCTTGCCACACCCATGTTGAGGGTATGTCATGGGTGGCCTCCCATCTGTGCGCTGGCGTACATGGCGCCTCACATCCTGAGGCCTGGTGGAACGTCGGCCCACTGGACTGTGCCACGGGAGTGAACCTTGTGGGCTGAGCGGTGGCGAGGATCGGATGCTTCCCGGGAACCAGGGCCCAGGCACGGGATATGACCTCCGGGGACAGGCTGGTGGGTTTACACAGCTAGAAGTCGAAAAAGAATTGCGACGGCTGTAGGGGCCGATGCAGACCTGGTTCGATCCGTCTTCGTTGAATGGGCAGGAGATTCATCCCATCCGTGAAGCAGTGATGCCCATTTCGGCCATTTCGCTTGGTGTGGTACATGGCCGTGTCGGCGTTGTGCATGAGGGTATCGGCATCGTCGGCATCATCCGGGTAGAGGCTGATGCCGATGCTTAGCGTGATGAGGAGTTCATGACCATGGATGCGGTACGGCCAAGAGCGGCGTGGCCCGCTGCGGCGCTTGCGTTCGTGAGGCAGGAGACGTGATCATCAGAAGCGTTGGCACGACCATGAGCCGGTTTCCTGTTCCGCCTGCGTGTGAGCCCCGGTGGGACGGCATTGTCGGGCATGAGCCCTGGGGCTTGGCCGGTATCCAGCGAGCGTAGTGGCGTGACGGAGTCGCTTCCGTGCGCTAGCGTACACAGTATGTGCTTCGGTTCCTGCAGGTGTGCCGGCGAGTGGGATAGTGCCGCGAGGCTCGCATGAGTCGGCGTTTCTCATTCTAATTCAACGGGTTGTTGGCTAGCTGGTGCTACAGGGCAGTCTGTTTCCTGTCCCTTGACATGACCAGGGGCGAGTCCGGCAAGGCTATCCAGCGGCTACCTTGGATCGTCAACCACCATCGGACGAGTCCGCTCTCCGTACCCAGTGGCCGGCGGACTTGCTCGATACGGGAGTGTCCGTCATGGCCCTGCAACATGACCCTCGTCAGAATCACCTGCTGGCGGCCCTGTCGAGGGATGAATACCAGCGCCTGGCGCCCCACCTCGAGCGGGTCGAGCTGTCGCTGGGGGAGTCGCTGGTCGAGTCGGGAAAGGTGATGCGCCATGTCTATTTCCCGACGGATTCCATCGTATCGCTCCTGTGCGTCATGGAGGATGGGGATTCGACAGAAATTGCCGTCGTCGGTGCCGAGGGTATCATCGGCATCTCGCTGTTCATGGGCGGCGAAACCACACCGAGCCGTGCCATCGTGCAGAGTGCCGGCAGCGCCTATCGCCTCAAGGGGCAGCTGCTGAAGGACGAGTTCGATCGCGCGACGACGCTTCAGCATTTGTTACTGCGTTACACCCAGGCCCTGATCACCCAGATGGCGCAGACGGCGGTATGCAACCGGCATCACAGCCTTGATCAGCAGCTGTGTCGCTGGCTGTTGCTGAGCCTGGATCGCTTGCCGACCAATGAGCTGGTCATGACCCAGGAGTTGATCGCCAACATGCTCGGCGTCCGTCGAGAGGGCGTCACCGCGTCGGCCGGCAAGCTGCAGAGGGCCGGCCTGATTTCCTACCATCGCGGGCACATCAGCATCCTGGACAGGCCTGGCCTGGAAGCGCGGGTCTGTGAATGTTATGCGGTCGTCAAGAAGGAGTATGATCGCCTGCTGAGCTATCATCGCCCCGGGTGAAGGGACTATTTCCCTCGCGGACCGATAGGGTTCTCGAGCAGGGCGTGTCCTGCGTGTGTATCCTGGCGCACCGACGGGACGATGATGGACATGCCAGTATTCGCTTAGCGGCCTGTCGGTGATCGCCGGATCACTCCCTGGCCGCCGTCGCCGTCGGAGCCTAGTGATTGCTTGCCTTGTGCCGATTGCCGGTTTTCCACCAGGAGCGTGCACATGAAGCCCTCGACTCTCGGTCCGATGACCAACCACCTTATCGACAGCTTGCCGCATCAGGACAGGGCATCTTTCCTTGCCGACTGCGAGGCCATCGACCTGGTGTTCGGTGAGGTGATCACCGATCCCGGCGGGCGGATCTCGCATGTCTATTTTCCCCTCGACAGTTTCATTTCCCTGATTGCCAATCTGAGTGACAGCGAGCGGCTGGAAGTGGCGATGGTCGGCAGTGAAGGCATGCTGGGGAT
The Halomonas sp. M4R1S46 DNA segment above includes these coding regions:
- a CDS encoding diguanylate cyclase domain-containing protein, which produces MPHERKRRSGPRRSWPYRIHGHELLITLSIGISLYPDDADDADTLMHNADTAMYHTKRNGRNGHHCFTDGMNLLPIQRRRIEPGLHRPLQPSQFFFDF
- a CDS encoding Crp/Fnr family transcriptional regulator — translated: MALQHDPRQNHLLAALSRDEYQRLAPHLERVELSLGESLVESGKVMRHVYFPTDSIVSLLCVMEDGDSTEIAVVGAEGIIGISLFMGGETTPSRAIVQSAGSAYRLKGQLLKDEFDRATTLQHLLLRYTQALITQMAQTAVCNRHHSLDQQLCRWLLLSLDRLPTNELVMTQELIANMLGVRREGVTASAGKLQRAGLISYHRGHISILDRPGLEARVCECYAVVKKEYDRLLSYHRPG